A DNA window from Undibacterium sp. YM2 contains the following coding sequences:
- the ccoO gene encoding cytochrome-c oxidase, cbb3-type subunit II — protein sequence MRNFTHDLIERNVGLLLVLVLLTISVGGLVEIVPLFFQKSTTQAVQGMQPYSALQLAGRDIYLREGCYGCHSQMIRPFRAETERYGHYSVAGESVYDHPFQWGSKRTGPDLARVGGRYSDTWHRDHLNDPRSVVVESNMPAYPWLAKTQLVPEDITPKLKAMKTLGVPYTDEQIKAGPAELANKTELDAVIAYLQVLGTAVKNKN from the coding sequence ATGCGTAATTTTACTCATGACTTGATAGAGCGGAATGTGGGCCTGTTGCTGGTACTGGTGCTGCTGACCATCAGTGTTGGTGGCCTGGTTGAAATTGTTCCACTGTTCTTTCAAAAATCAACGACGCAGGCCGTGCAGGGCATGCAGCCTTACTCCGCCTTGCAACTGGCGGGCCGTGACATTTACCTGCGGGAAGGCTGCTATGGTTGCCACTCGCAAATGATACGTCCTTTCCGGGCCGAGACTGAGCGCTATGGTCATTATTCTGTAGCGGGTGAGTCGGTGTATGACCATCCCTTCCAATGGGGTAGCAAGCGCACAGGTCCTGACCTCGCAAGGGTGGGTGGCCGTTACAGCGACACCTGGCACAGGGACCATCTGAATGATCCGCGTTCTGTTGTCGTGGAGTCAAACATGCCTGCCTACCCATGGTTGGCCAAGACACAGTTGGTGCCTGAGGATATCACGCCCAAGCTCAAGGCCATGAAAACCCTGGGCGTACCTTATACCGATGAGCAGATCAAGGCTGGCCCTGCTGAGCTGGCTAACAAAACGGAACTGGATGCCGTGATCGCTTATCTGCAAGTGTTGGGTACCGCGGTCAAAAACAAGAATTGA
- a CDS encoding cbb3-type cytochrome c oxidase subunit 3: MNFTILSSIVTVISLIVFLGIIYWAFSAGNKEKFEKMARLPIDNENGN, from the coding sequence ATGAATTTCACAATACTGAGCAGCATCGTGACGGTCATCAGCCTCATCGTATTTCTTGGCATTATTTACTGGGCTTTCAGTGCCGGTAATAAAGAAAAATTTGAAAAAATGGCACGCTTGCCAATTGATAATGAGAATGGGAATTAG
- the ccoP gene encoding cytochrome-c oxidase, cbb3-type subunit III, which produces MADFFNEWWSTGIAIVTALSMLACVLLLWSQSKVKVKVGSDGKPLPAETTGHVWDGDLMEQNNPLPKWWMWLFYLTVIYSAGYLVVYPGFGKWQGTFGWSQKGAYEKEMKDGEAQYGPIFNKYLAMDIKAVAKDPQAHEIGQRLFLNTCAQCHGSDAQGGKGYPNLTDTDWLYGGDPQTILTTIREGRHGQMPPMGAVLGTDDDVRNVANYVLSLSSSAHDPIKAALGKSKFAACAACHGGDGKGNQALGAPNLTDKVWLYGGGIENVMETINKGRNNQMPAHKAILTEGKIHLLAAYVWSLSNSSATAQVSDADVSAVKQIATSAAEAAPGK; this is translated from the coding sequence ATGGCAGACTTTTTTAATGAATGGTGGAGTACCGGTATTGCCATCGTCACGGCCTTGTCCATGCTGGCCTGTGTATTACTGTTGTGGTCGCAATCCAAGGTCAAGGTCAAAGTCGGTAGTGACGGCAAACCTCTGCCTGCAGAAACCACGGGCCATGTCTGGGATGGTGACTTGATGGAGCAAAACAATCCTCTGCCCAAATGGTGGATGTGGCTGTTTTACCTGACCGTGATATATAGCGCCGGTTATCTGGTGGTGTACCCTGGCTTTGGTAAATGGCAGGGCACTTTTGGCTGGAGTCAAAAAGGTGCCTATGAGAAGGAAATGAAAGACGGTGAAGCCCAGTATGGCCCCATCTTCAATAAGTACCTGGCCATGGATATCAAGGCGGTTGCCAAAGATCCGCAAGCGCATGAAATAGGTCAGCGTCTGTTCCTGAATACCTGCGCGCAATGTCACGGTTCTGACGCACAAGGCGGCAAGGGTTATCCTAACCTGACTGACACTGACTGGTTGTATGGCGGTGATCCACAAACTATCCTGACCACCATACGCGAAGGCCGTCATGGCCAGATGCCACCCATGGGTGCTGTGCTGGGCACTGATGATGATGTCAGGAATGTGGCCAATTATGTGTTGAGTCTGTCCAGTTCCGCGCATGATCCTATCAAGGCAGCTTTGGGTAAATCCAAATTTGCAGCCTGTGCTGCCTGTCATGGTGGTGATGGCAAGGGCAACCAGGCCCTGGGGGCACCAAACCTGACAGATAAAGTCTGGTTGTATGGCGGTGGCATTGAGAATGTCATGGAAACCATCAACAAAGGCCGCAACAACCAGATGCCAGCTCACAAGGCAATTTTGACCGAAGGCAAGATACATTTGCTGGCAGCCTATGTCTGGAGCTTGTCCAATAGTTCTGCTACTGCGCAGGTAAGTGATGCGGATGTCAGTGCTGTCAAGCAAATTGCCACCAGCGCTGCTGAAGCTGCACCAGGTAAATAA